One Peromyscus leucopus breed LL Stock chromosome 2, UCI_PerLeu_2.1, whole genome shotgun sequence DNA window includes the following coding sequences:
- the Sh3bgrl3 gene encoding SH3 domain-binding glutamic acid-rich-like protein 3: protein MSALRVYSTSVTGSREIKSQQSEVTRILDGKRIQYQLVDISQDNALRDEMRALAGNPKATPPQIVNGDQYCGDYELFVEAVEQNTLQEFLKLA, encoded by the exons ATGAGTGCTCTGCGCGTCTACAGCACGTCGGTCACCGGCTCTCGTGAA ATCAAGTCCCAGCAGAGTGAGGTGACCCGCATCCTAGATGGGAAGCGAATCCAATACCAGCTAGTGGACATCTCCCAGGACAACGCCCTTCGAGATGAGATGCGAGCCTTGGCAGGCAACCCCAAGGCTACCCCACCCCAGATTGTCAACGGGGACCAGTACTGCGGG GACTATGAACTCTTCGTGGAGGCCGTGGAACAGAACACGCTGCAGGAGTTCCTGAAGCTGGCCTGA